The region ACATAGTTTTGCCAGACATTGCCGGTATTGGAGCTTCTCATCTGGCTGCACCCTGAACCTGCATCACTGCAGGAGAAGGTTATGGCAGCGGAGGTGGATGTGGCATAAGGATCCCCATTGTTAATAGCAATGGTGCCGGTAGGAGGTGTTGTGTCGGGTGGGGCTAATGTTGTAAAGGTGTAATCACCGGATGTAGTAAGATTACCTGCGGCATCCCTGCTTTTTACACGGAAGTGGTAGGGTGTCCATGAAGAAAGTCCGCTTAATGAAACACTGTGGGAGGTTAACAGTGTGTTATCTATTGTTGTTGAAGAGCCGTAGGCAGTGGTTGTGCCGTATTCTATCTGTGAGCTGGCTTGCTCATTAGTAGTCCATGTTATTGCCGCACTGGAACTGGTAATATTGCCTGTCGTGATATTGGAGAGGACTGGGGCTGTGATATCGGTTGTGCCTGTTGTTGTTTTAGCAACTTCTCCGGAATACGCACTTTCGATTGAGGAGGTGTTATAGGCTGTTGTAGCGAAATAATAGGTTGTATTATCGTACAGGCCTGTCACCGTGTAGCTGGTTACATTGGCGACATTAATGACAGTGCTGTAGTTACCTGAAGTCGGTCCATAATAGACTTTATAACCAGCCAGGTCTGTTAAAGGAGACCCATCACTATTGGTAGTTGGCGGATCCCAAGTCAGGACAGCCTGACCTGCACGCGCCGAATTAGTCGCCCCAATGCTAATAACAGAGAAGATAACAACAACTATCAGAATAGAGAAAATCCCCCTTAATCTTCCATGAGTAGAGGTGGAAGGAGGGGGATTCAAAGTTGTATCAAATAATCGTTGTTTTACCAGGTGCATGTTTTCCCTCCAGGTTCCTGGCAAAAAAAAGCCGCCAGAGAAGTTGTCCTCTGGCGGCTCGGCTGACGTAGGAGTTCTGACGATATTATACTTAATTCACATCGTATTAAGTATAATATCTCCAGAATTCCCTTAGTCCCGTTACTCTGCGTCACCATCTTTCGATGGCTTTGCTCTGAGCAAAGGTGATAAATTTCAAATTTATAATTAAATCAATCAGGCTTAATAAGCATAAATAATGCCAGTGTTGCTTTATCCTGCCATACTGTAATATTATCAAAGGGTTTATAGATAAATAGAACTCATGGCGATAGACAATTTTATTCTCCATATTTGCAAAATTTTGAACTGGATAAACAAAAAATGTCACATTCCGGACAAGTGTACTTAAACTACTCCCTCTTGTCAAGACTTTAATTTGAATTGTCAAGCCAATTTAGAAATGTCCTGTTTTTACTTTGCTTTCTTGTCTTTGTCGAAGTTAGCGATAACTGTTCTCGGTCTGGTCATAACTATCGAGGAAGGATTAATTGACCCTGAAAGATCCCCTGACCAATTTGAGAAGCTGTACTTCTTATTGGCACTGGCAGTTATAGGAACACTCTGCCCGCCATTGTACCAGGTTTCATCAGAAGGAGTAACCGTACCAGCCTTCGATTTATTTACAATTGTTGTTAAACGATACTGAGTCGTAAAATTGGCTGTATATGTTGTAGCTGAAGATGGAACTGTAATGATATGCTTCTGGGCCCCACTATCATCCCAGGAATTATAAATATATCTTATCCCCGAACCCACTGCCTGAGGGGAGGAGACTGCAAGGGTATGGGAAGAACCTACAGCCCATACAAATCTCCTGGGAGCTGTATAGGGTATCCCATCCACTATCACCTTAAGACCTGCAGGATTTGTTGATATCGTATAAATCTGAATAGCTTTACTAATCGTAAGGTCCACTGAACGTTTTGTATCGCCGGTCCCATTGGTAGTATTGCTAAAGTATACAACATCATTATATAACCCTGAGAAAAGCCTGTTTGCCATATTGTTAATTGAGACATCCACTGTGGTACTGGCTCCCGGAGATAAAGTACCGCCAGAAGAAGAAAGCGTGACCCATTTTTTGGTCTGAGACGCCGTCCAGTTGATTGTGGTCCCTCCTGAATTCTGCAGTTGATATGTGTAACTCGACGGACTAAATGGCCCCCCAAAAATTCCTGAAGCACTTAATCCATCTGATGGAGTTACAGTAAGGGAACCAGGAAGGACAACGAAATCTGCAGTTACTACTTTATCGGTATCCATCGTAATAGTGACAGGATTCTGATTTCCGCTCTCATCTCCACTCCAGGTGCTAAAGGCATAGCCGGCATTGGGTAGTGCTGATAGTGTAACCTTCTCCCCATTATTGTAAGTCGTTTTATCCGGGTTCTTCAATATTACACCTGCACCTGATGGATTAGCGGCAACTGTAAGTGAATATTGATTAATCCCGAAGACCTGTATTTCAGATAATCCAATATTATGTGTAGTTCCACTCACTGTATTTACAGTTAGAGTAAGGGAGGTGATAACCCTGGGAGTAAAACTATATTCAACAGCTGCTCCTGTGTTGTTTAAAGCTCCGACCTGAATAGTCGAACCATCGCTGAAAGTCAATGTTGCACTCAGAATCCGATCATAAGGATTCGGCCTGTCATAAAGAATCACACGGCTGACGTTGTAAGGAATACCCCAGTTGAGCCGGATCCATGCCCCGCTCCCTTGTCCATTTGTGGCCCACTCACGCGTATAATCTCCAGGATACCCATCAATTACCCCATCCACAGCCTTCACCGCAGTCTGCCCATTCTGTGAAGCCTCTGAAGATGCAGTCACTGCAGCCAAAGGGGCTATATTCGGGCCTATCAGAGGCGCTTTTACATTAATATTGACGGAGTCGGGTATACTGGTTAGTCCGCCATCATCTACAACAAGCTGAAAAGTCAATGTTTCATCTTGAGATAAATTTGCAGGAGCAGTAAAAGACGGATTGGCAATGGACGAATTTGATAATTCGACAGGAATCCCTCCACTTTGTATCCAATCAAAAAGTAATGGATCACCGTCTGGATCATGACTTCCCGATCCGTCCAGATAAACAGGTACACCCTCGCTGACCGTTTGATCAAAACCAGCGGCTGGAACCGGGGGTTGATTGCCTCCAAAAATGTTCTCCGTCCAAAAGACTTCATCTTTATGGATAAATGCTTCCAGGAATCCCTTCATCCCGTTTTGAGACACATAAGCAGAGACGGCAAGGTATTTAGGATTAGATTCGTAATAGGTAGATTGCATCGCTAATGGAACATCAATACTTTCTCTATCACTCCAGAGAACCCCTGGAGGGGTGACCAGGCTTGGAAATTCTGTAAAATATGCGGAGGGATCGAGAGGATTGGGCCAATAGTAATCATGCGAATCGAGCGTCCAGACGAAGGCATTATGTATTGTGGGAGTGTAATCCGGGTCATTATTATGGACACGCACTACAGCAAGTTTCAATAAAATGTTGCTTGTAGAGTGATCTGGATGCACATCCAATGCAGAGGTGGTAAAGATATGGTCTGGTTTATAAGAAGCAATAATATCTTCAAGATCTAAAAGTATATTTAAGCTGTTATAAGCGGCAGGGAATCCAAATCGGTAAGAATGGTAATCAATGCGGCCTAATCCCCGGTTTGCATAGGTAGTTGAACGGCCGTTAGGTGCGGTGAATTGATCACTTTCCTGATAATACCCATTAAATAAAGTACTAAGATATCCATCAGGATAACCAAGAAAAATCAAATCGTCTTCTTGTGCCCCCAGATATGACTGGGCTGATACAGCTTCATTCTGTCGGGTATATCCTGTTGCAACGCCGGCGTAGTCCCCATTTGTCATATAAACTATTTTGACCGGCTCGCCTCTCTCTAACGCCTGAGACACAACTCCAGAAGAGGTAATAACGTCATCATCGGGATGAGGTGATATTACAAGTATGTTAGCATTAGCAAGTGAACTGAAAAAAAGAACTGTTAATAATACAAATAAAACTCTATAGAATGAAGTTTTTCCCCTCATATTTTCCTCCCCCGAAAGCGCATTTGACTGACGAATGAAATCAGAGGTTATTCTGTGTCATAACTTAATAATTTCCCTTCGTTCTATTTCTATTAACCACGCAATTTCAATGCCATTTTTATAACCTGTTGAATGTTATGTAGTTTTATAAAATATCATAATAGTGACTTTTTTGACGTGTCAAATTTTCCGTCACTTTTCTATTAATTTATAGTTCAAGTGGAAAAACTTTACCCATGTTGCACTGCTTACCGTAGCAGCGGCGATGTTTTATCACAGGAAATTCTTGATTGAATTGTGATTAGTCAAGAACTTTCTCAACCCTGTCTGTAAGTCCCAATCAGCATTTTTTTCACCCTGTTAATAGACAGAATGTCATTAGGGTAAAATACAGTCCTTTATGGGCTATTAAATTAATCATCATGGAAATGTCATGTAAATCAAATAGTTAGAATTCAATTTTGTAATATAGTATGCACAGTATGGTCAATTTTTATCCATTCCATTTATACAATACCTTCGTATCCTAACAGCAATATCATATATATCAATGCCTTAGAAAAGGGTTAGGAATTGGTATGTTATTTGATATATTATAGCCAGTCTGCCGATTTACAATATTATCCCGGTTAATAATATAGCCTGCCATATCAATCATTAATTCAAAGGAGAAAACATGAAAGTGAATTATTCTGACGGTTTTGAAGAGATAAAAACATCTGACCCAAATGTGTTGAGTGTACTGGATATGGCACGAAGAGCTGCGAGGTCCAATAGCAGTGTCTTAATTTCAGGAGAAAGCGGGACAGGAAAGGAGCTGATTGCCAGGGGTATACACAATGTAAGTCCCAGGTCGAAGGGACCGTTTGTGGCAGTAAATTGCGGGGCTATTCCGCGGGAGTTGTTAGAGAGTGAGCTTATGGGATATGAGCGCGGCGCCTTTACAGGTGCCGTTAACTCAAAGGTTGGAGATTTTGAAAGTGCGCATAACGGCACGATCTTCCTGGATGAGGTGTCAACACTTCCCCTGCATCTTCAGGCTAAACTCCTCCGTACCCTTCAGGAGCGTGAAATCAAGCGTCTGGGTTCTGTAAAGACTATCAAATTAGATATAAGAGTTGTAGCAGCGACTAATGACAATTTAAATGAACTTGTTGAATCTGGTACTTTCAGACAAGACCTCTATTTCAGGTTAAATGTAATCCCGATTCATCTTCCGCCTTTAAGGGAGAGAAAAGGAGATATCCCAATTCTATTAGAACACTTCCTTGACAAGGCATGTGCTAAATTAAAAAAGACAAGACCACGTTACTCAAAAGAGATAGTCTCTGTTCTTCAGGGATGGGCATGGCCAGGCAATGTGCGGGAGTTCGAGAACCTCATAGAAAGGGTAATTGTACTATCTGATGATAGTATGGACATTACAGTTAAAGACATCCCTCTCGATCTACTTTTCAGGGAGAAAAGAGGTTACAGGGAGTTTCAACGAGATGAGGATAGTTTACACGAACGCTGCAAGGTCTATGAAAAGGGTGAGATTATCAAGGCTCTACACGGTTCAAAGTGGAACAGAAAGAGGGCGGCGAGGTTATTGAGGATCCACAGAAATACACTTAGTCAGAAGATGAGAAAGCTCGGGATTCCGTTTGATTCGACGAAGGGAAATGATGATAATAGTGGCCCATAAATTGCATTCTATGCATTGCAATGTACTTTGATCCCGGCCATATCTTTCTGGTATTGTCTTTTTTGGGAGCTATCCTGACCCTTGGGGTCGGTATCCTTGTCTTCATCCGTAATCCGCATCACCCTGCCAATATTGGGTTTGGCCTTGGTATGCTTAGTCTAACCATAATTGAGGCAGGAAATGTTATTGTCTTCATCTCAGATGGGTTGATGTGGAGTCTCTACGGTAAGAGAATTGCTTTGGTTGGACAGGCGCTTCTTGCCCCAGGGTGGTTCCTCTTCTCACTAACATTTATAAGATCCAATTATAAAGAACTGCTCTTCCGCTGGAAATATGCCGTGGCAGGGCTTTTTCTGAGCGCTGGATTCTTTCTTCTCTGGATTAACTCCTATTCTCTCATTGACCTCCCCTACAATGATGTCTACACCATCTTCCCTCTGGGTAGAGTTGGAAAATATTTTTACTTGTATCTCCTTATTGGTATCCTGCTCTGTCTCGTACAACTCGAGAATACACTGCGTTTTTCTTTGGGTTCAAAGAAAATAGAGGCCAAGTATGTTATCATCGGAGTTGGTTCAGTACTTGCTTATTATATTTACATCTCGAGTCAGGCCATCCTTTTTTCTTTTCTCGATAGCAGCAATCAGTCGGTAACTTCAATAGTTATACTGATCTCCTGTACCATTACGATGTTCGCTGTGGTTAGGAACAAACTGCTGGATGTTAATATCTTTGTCTCCCGCTACGTAATCTATAATTCATTTACCGTATTATTTGTCGGGGCATATCTGCTTCTTGTCGGTCTTGTAGCACAAGGTATCAAGATGACAGGGGGGACTTATTACACCTTCTGGAGTGTCCTGTTTACATTTACTGCTATTTTAGGCTTAGTGGTCGCAGTACTTTCAACAAGCCTTAGAAGACGGCTTCAATTGTTCATCACAAAACATTTTTATCGCAACAAGTATGAGTTCAGGGACAAATGGATTGAAACAATAGAGAAGATCGGATTGAATAATGACCTTGCTCAAATTGAAGAATCTTTAATCGAGATGATATCTGAGACGATGGCTGTCAGAGAGGTCTTTCTGTGGCTTTATGAGCCTGCTTATAAAGAATATGTTCTTGTTACGTCAACAATTAGAAATGCAGGTAAGATCAGGTTGAAGGCAAATGACCCGTTTATTTTGAGGATAAAAGATTGTTCTACGCCTTTTTATATCAATGAACCGCCCATTGAACATAGTGACAGTAAAGAGTTTCATGAACTGATCAGTCCTCTTTTCATGGCGACAACGGCAACCCTTTGCACACCCTTGAGAGCTGGACAGGGAGACCTTATAGGTTTTATTCTGCAAGGAGAAGATCTGTCAGGAGAGCCTTACCGGAAAGATGATTTTGATTTATTAAAGGCCATTGCCAGCCATGCGGCGGAGCGAATCAGGAACATACACCTGACTCAGGAACTTCTTGTTGCTAAAGAGGCAGAGGCATTCCATCATGTTTCAAGCTTTTTCATACATGACCTGAAAAATTTTTTGTCAACGCTTTCTCTGTTGACCCATAATGCAGAAGAACATATAGGAAACCCCTTATTCCAGCAGGATGCACTTAAGACGCTCAAATTTATAGTATCAAAAATGAACGGAATGGTATCTGATTTGACATTGTTATCCAAGGGGATCCAGATTAATCTTGAATCTATGAATCTCAACGAGGTAGTGGAAGAGACGCTTTCTGCCCTCAATGGTACTGTTTCCGGTAAGGTCGTAAAGGATCTCGAAGAAGTCCCGTTAATTAGTGCAGACGCAGGACAATTGCATAAGGTTTTCTTAAATTTGTTGCTTAATGCTATAGAGGCATCACCTCCCGGTGAGAGCGATAAGAAAATAATGGTACATACGTATGTCAGGAATGGAGATGTGATATTGTCTGTTGCAGATCAGGGGTATGGGATGACGCAGGAGTTTATCAACAAAGATCTTTTTAAGCCGTTCAGGAGCAGTAAATCTAATGGGCTCGGGATTGGTTTATTCCAGTGTAAAAAAATTATTGATGCCCATTCAGGGAGTTTTGAAGTTAATAGTGAGGTTGGCAAAGGCAGTGAGTTTCGTGTAATATTACCAAAATGACTAAGCGTATAATACTTATTGTTGATGATGATGAATCAATACGATCGCAGATGAGGTGGGCGCTCCTCAAAGATTACGAAATCCATGAGGCTGGTGATCATGCCTCGGCATTAGAACTTACCAGAAAAGTGCATCCATTTGTTGTAATCCTTGATCTGGGGCTTCCGCCAAAACCGCGTGAGGCAGAAGAAGGATTGAAAACACTCGGAGAGATACTCGTTATTGATCAAAGGATCAAGGTAATAATTGTCAGCGGCAATACAGAGAGAGGGAATGCCTTAAAAGCGATTGAGTTGGGCGCCTTTGATTTCTTTACGAAACCTCCTGTAATAGACGAGGTCAGAGTTGTTATTACAAGGGCGGTCAGAATGGCAGAACTTGAAGAGGAGAATCAGGCACTGCAATGCCGGGCACACGCTGAGGGCTTGGACGATATCCTTGGCAACTCCTCATCCATGAACCATGTCTATGAGACCATACGGAAGGTTGCCACTGTGGATGTACCGGTGCTTATCCTGGGAGAAACAGGTACAGGAAAGGAGCTTACGGCGAGGGCTGTTCACAGACTGAGTGATCGAAGGGATAAACCCTTTATCGTAATAAATTGCGGGGCTATACCCGAGACACTGCTGGAAAGTGAGTTATTCGGTCATGAGAAAGGGGCATTCACTGGAGCGACGAGCCGGCGTAAGGGCAGAATTGAATATGCCGAGGGGGGTACACTTTTTCTTGACGAAATAGGTGAATTATCGTTCTCGCTTCAGGTCAAGCTCCTGCGGTTTCTGCAGGAGAATATCATTGAGCGGATAGGCGGCAGAGAGGAGATTCAGGTCAATGTCCGTATCCTTGCCGCAACCAACATGGACATAAAAAAGGCGATTGGTGATGGAAGATTCCGGGAGGACCTCTACTTCCGTCTGAGTGTGGTTTCAATTAATCTGCCTCCTCTCAGGGAAAGAGGGAATGATTCATTGTTGCTTGCCCGGGCCTTTTTGCAACGGTATTCAAGTGAGTTTAAAAAGAATGTTCGTGGATTTAAAGACGAGGCAGTTAAGGCTTTATCGGAGTATAGTTGGCCCGGTAATGTTCGGGAGCTTGAAAACAGGGTAAAAAGGGGGGTTGTTATGACAGACGGTGAATGGTTGTCACCCCTTGATCTCGAGTTCACTGCACCAGATGATAGCATTGAACAGATACCTTCGCTTCACGAGGCGAGAGAGACGCTGGAAAAGCGCCTTATAAGTGAGGCGCTTTTAAGACACGGCAGTAATATAACTCACGCTGCCAGAGATCTCAACATCAGCCGTCAAACACTTACGTCAATGATAAATAAGTATGGAATTACAGTGAGGTAAGACGACTTTGTTGTCAGTTGCTATGGTTCACAAAACGGGCAAAAAAAAGCAATCCATAAATATATCCATTCTCTCGTGCCTGATTCTTCTAATTTCAGGTTTCCTAACTGAAAGTTCTGCAGCGCCTGCCTGGCGGCTAATACCGTCTCTTTCTATTTCAGAAACTTATAACAGCAATATTTTCTCAAGCAGTGATGAGACTGGAGATTTTATTACCGGAACAGGTGCCAGCTTCAAGATCACCTATACAGGGACAAACACAGAGTTAAAGGCTAATTACACGACAACATGGAGTTCATACGCAAATAACACGGAACTCAATGTGCTGACGCATGATGGAAATATAAACATTGATATGGCAAGAGGGATTAACAGCTATTTTAGAGATGTCAGAATAAATGTTTCAGAGGGTTTTTCTTATAGCCCTGATTCTAAAGATTACTATTTTGATGTGGAACGGGGAGGGGACGCTTCGCTGAGCAATTATGGGATAAGGACTGAAAGGAATGATGCCTTCAGAAATGCAGCCTCCATAGATATGAGCCTTCCACTTTCACGTAATCAAGGCATGAATCTGAGATACTCTAATCTTCTGACAGAATTCTCAGATCCTGTATTGCAGGACAACATGACAAATAGCCTGTCAATTGGTACCTACTATACGGCACGGAAGGATACCTTGCATGTTGATATAGGGATTATGAAATCCACGGCTGACGAAGTGGATCTTAATAGCTATTCTATTACTACCGGACTCCGTCATAAGTTTTCACCTGTCACTCAGGGAGAGTTCAGTATTGGCTGGGATATGATTGATTATGAAGCGGGGAAAACATCAAATGTACGAGGGACATTGAATCTATCGAGAACATCTGAATTTATCACGTATTACATTGGCTATTCAAGGGACTTGAATACTGTAAGTGGTGTCAAAACCACCTCACCAGTTGTGTCACAAACAGCCTACATTAACATGTCAGTCAGGCATACAAGGCTGCTTTCCTCAACTATGGGGGCTACTTATTCAATAAACCAATCGCTCAATGGTGATGAGGTTGATATTAAGTCATATAATTTGTCCGCAGAAGCAAACTATACCATAAGGACATGGTTGACCGGATCATTCTCAGTTTCACACTTTGCACAGAATTCAGGAGTTGCCTCTGCCATGGACATTGAAAGAAACCTGTTAATGTTAAAGGTCTCTGCATCCTGGGGTACCTGATTTTATTATCTTTTAAGGCTCTCAATAGCCCTCCTTGCCTCCTCGGCCTCATCGAATTTTGGATTAATGTCAATGGCTTTTGCGAGCTCCCGTCTTGCCAGCTCTTTATTCCCATTCTTATAATAGGCCATCCCGAGGTGATAACGTACCGTTGGATTATCTCCCAGTTTTTCACTGCTGTCCTTTAATAGAGATATCGCCTTCAGGTATGCCCCCTTCTTATAGTAGATCCAGCCGAGTGTATCGGAGACGCCAGGGTCCTCAGGAAGTTTTTCCTTTGCCCTTTGTGCAAGGTCCAAGGCGATGTCTATGTTTCCTCCATACTCTGAATAAATCCATGCGAGGTTATTTGCCGCAGGGGCAAATTTAGGGTCAATCTTTAAGGCCTTTTCGTAATATTCCCTTGCCTTATTATGATTCTTCTGGGAGTCATAGAGTATACCTATGAGCATATAGGGTTGAAGATAATTTGGGTTAACCCTGATGGCCTCTTCAAATCTGGCTATGGCCTTGTCATAGGTCTTGCTGCGTGCATACAGTGCCCCCAGGTCCATGTATGAGACCAGGGTGTTCTTATCCAGTTCAATAGATTTATTGAAAAATTCCTCTGCCTTCTTGTCATCCTTCTTTACTAAGTATGCCTTTCCTATCAGATTATATATAAGCGGGTTATTTTGCGACGCAGTTAATTGTTTATTTGCCCTCTCTATAGCCTTATCTGCGCTACCCTGTTCTATTAATATCCCCATGATATGTGCAAGAGGCTGGGTCAGTTCGGGATTCAGGGAAATGGCCTTCTCAAACTCAGACATTGCATCACTGTTTTTTTTCTGGGCCCTGTAGATGGTGCCGAGTCTGAAGTGGCCAAAGGGGTCATCTGGTGTAAGACGTACCAACTCCTTATATTGAAATAAAGCGCTTCCAATATCCATTTTCCCCACATAT is a window of Nitrospirota bacterium DNA encoding:
- a CDS encoding fibronectin type III domain-containing protein, with the translated sequence MHLVKQRLFDTTLNPPPSTSTHGRLRGIFSILIVVVIFSVISIGATNSARAGQAVLTWDPPTTNSDGSPLTDLAGYKVYYGPTSGNYSTVINVANVTSYTVTGLYDNTTYYFATTAYNTSSIESAYSGEVAKTTTGTTDITAPVLSNITTGNITSSSAAITWTTNEQASSQIEYGTTTAYGSSTTIDNTLLTSHSVSLSGLSSWTPYHFRVKSRDAAGNLTTSGDYTFTTLAPPDTTPPTGTIAINNGDPYATSTSAAITFSCSDAGSGCSQMRSSNTGNVWQNYV
- a CDS encoding PIG-L family deacetylase; the protein is MRGKTSFYRVLFVLLTVLFFSSLANANILVISPHPDDDVITSSGVVSQALERGEPVKIVYMTNGDYAGVATGYTRQNEAVSAQSYLGAQEDDLIFLGYPDGYLSTLFNGYYQESDQFTAPNGRSTTYANRGLGRIDYHSYRFGFPAAYNSLNILLDLEDIIASYKPDHIFTTSALDVHPDHSTSNILLKLAVVRVHNNDPDYTPTIHNAFVWTLDSHDYYWPNPLDPSAYFTEFPSLVTPPGVLWSDRESIDVPLAMQSTYYESNPKYLAVSAYVSQNGMKGFLEAFIHKDEVFWTENIFGGNQPPVPAAGFDQTVSEGVPVYLDGSGSHDPDGDPLLFDWIQSGGIPVELSNSSIANPSFTAPANLSQDETLTFQLVVDDGGLTSIPDSVNINVKAPLIGPNIAPLAAVTASSEASQNGQTAVKAVDGVIDGYPGDYTREWATNGQGSGAWIRLNWGIPYNVSRVILYDRPNPYDRILSATLTFSDGSTIQVGALNNTGAAVEYSFTPRVITSLTLTVNTVSGTTHNIGLSEIQVFGINQYSLTVAANPSGAGVILKNPDKTTYNNGEKVTLSALPNAGYAFSTWSGDESGNQNPVTITMDTDKVVTADFVVLPGSLTVTPSDGLSASGIFGGPFSPSSYTYQLQNSGGTTINWTASQTKKWVTLSSSGGTLSPGASTTVDVSINNMANRLFSGLYNDVVYFSNTTNGTGDTKRSVDLTISKAIQIYTISTNPAGLKVIVDGIPYTAPRRFVWAVGSSHTLAVSSPQAVGSGIRYIYNSWDDSGAQKHIITVPSSATTYTANFTTQYRLTTIVNKSKAGTVTPSDETWYNGGQSVPITASANKKYSFSNWSGDLSGSINPSSIVMTRPRTVIANFDKDKKAK
- a CDS encoding sigma 54-interacting transcriptional regulator, with protein sequence MKVNYSDGFEEIKTSDPNVLSVLDMARRAARSNSSVLISGESGTGKELIARGIHNVSPRSKGPFVAVNCGAIPRELLESELMGYERGAFTGAVNSKVGDFESAHNGTIFLDEVSTLPLHLQAKLLRTLQEREIKRLGSVKTIKLDIRVVAATNDNLNELVESGTFRQDLYFRLNVIPIHLPPLRERKGDIPILLEHFLDKACAKLKKTRPRYSKEIVSVLQGWAWPGNVREFENLIERVIVLSDDSMDITVKDIPLDLLFREKRGYREFQRDEDSLHERCKVYEKGEIIKALHGSKWNRKRAARLLRIHRNTLSQKMRKLGIPFDSTKGNDDNSGP
- the prsK gene encoding PEP-CTERM system histidine kinase PrsK — translated: MYFDPGHIFLVLSFLGAILTLGVGILVFIRNPHHPANIGFGLGMLSLTIIEAGNVIVFISDGLMWSLYGKRIALVGQALLAPGWFLFSLTFIRSNYKELLFRWKYAVAGLFLSAGFFLLWINSYSLIDLPYNDVYTIFPLGRVGKYFYLYLLIGILLCLVQLENTLRFSLGSKKIEAKYVIIGVGSVLAYYIYISSQAILFSFLDSSNQSVTSIVILISCTITMFAVVRNKLLDVNIFVSRYVIYNSFTVLFVGAYLLLVGLVAQGIKMTGGTYYTFWSVLFTFTAILGLVVAVLSTSLRRRLQLFITKHFYRNKYEFRDKWIETIEKIGLNNDLAQIEESLIEMISETMAVREVFLWLYEPAYKEYVLVTSTIRNAGKIRLKANDPFILRIKDCSTPFYINEPPIEHSDSKEFHELISPLFMATTATLCTPLRAGQGDLIGFILQGEDLSGEPYRKDDFDLLKAIASHAAERIRNIHLTQELLVAKEAEAFHHVSSFFIHDLKNFLSTLSLLTHNAEEHIGNPLFQQDALKTLKFIVSKMNGMVSDLTLLSKGIQINLESMNLNEVVEETLSALNGTVSGKVVKDLEEVPLISADAGQLHKVFLNLLLNAIEASPPGESDKKIMVHTYVRNGDVILSVADQGYGMTQEFINKDLFKPFRSSKSNGLGIGLFQCKKIIDAHSGSFEVNSEVGKGSEFRVILPK
- the prsR gene encoding PEP-CTERM-box response regulator transcription factor encodes the protein MTKRIILIVDDDESIRSQMRWALLKDYEIHEAGDHASALELTRKVHPFVVILDLGLPPKPREAEEGLKTLGEILVIDQRIKVIIVSGNTERGNALKAIELGAFDFFTKPPVIDEVRVVITRAVRMAELEEENQALQCRAHAEGLDDILGNSSSMNHVYETIRKVATVDVPVLILGETGTGKELTARAVHRLSDRRDKPFIVINCGAIPETLLESELFGHEKGAFTGATSRRKGRIEYAEGGTLFLDEIGELSFSLQVKLLRFLQENIIERIGGREEIQVNVRILAATNMDIKKAIGDGRFREDLYFRLSVVSINLPPLRERGNDSLLLARAFLQRYSSEFKKNVRGFKDEAVKALSEYSWPGNVRELENRVKRGVVMTDGEWLSPLDLEFTAPDDSIEQIPSLHEARETLEKRLISEALLRHGSNITHAARDLNISRQTLTSMINKYGITVR